TATAAGTATAAGTGCGCGTGCCTTCACAGCCGTCATAAGTGCCGCCTGTTACCGGACCGGTCGGCGTAAGTGGAGTACCGCAGTTGTCGGTTACCGCAGGCGCAAAGCAGGTGCAGTCGCCAATGCGATACAGGCTACCGTGGAACTACCTCCGCCCGGAACTGTAAAGTCTTCCCGCTCGATGGTATAGGTATAAACCCAGTCGTGAGTATTTAACTCACAGTCGGTATAGGTAAAGGTATAGGTACGTGTGCCTTCACAGCCGTCATAAGTACCCCCCATTGCCGGACCGGTTGGATTGAGTGGGGTGCCGCAGTTGTCGGTTACCGCAGGCGCAGCAGGTGCAATCGCCATTGTGATACAGGCAACGGTTGTGCCGTCATTGGCCGGCATGGTAAAGTCTTCCCGCTCAACATTGTAGGTGAAAACCCAATTATGAGAGTTATTATCACAATCCACATAAGTATAGGTATAGGTGCGGGTTCCTTCGCAAGCCGGTTTAGCACTGATGACCGGAGGTCCCGTTGGGGTAAGCAGATTGCCGCAAAAATCGGTTACTACGGGCAAAGCGGGAGCTGTATCGGTTGCATCGGGACAGCTTACCGTGGTCATAGAATTGGCCGGCATGGTGAAGTCTTGTGCTACAACGGTATAAATATAAGACCAATCGTGGTTGTAGCCCGCACAATCCGTATAGGTATAAGTATAGATGATCGTGCCTTCACAGCCGTCGTAATCCCCGCTCATTACCGGTCCGGCAGGAGTAAGGGCAATTCCACAGTCTGAATCCACATCGGGTAAGGGAGGAGTTACTGCATCAGCCTCGCAAGCCACCGTTTTAGAGCCGTTTGGCGGAACTGTAAAGTCCTGAGGAACAACCGTATAGGTGAACAACCAATCATGTGTGTTTAACTCACAATCAGTATAAGTATAAGTGTAAATAATCGTTCCTCCACAACCGGCGTAAGTTCCGCTCATTGCGGGTCCGGTGGGGGTAAGGGCAGTCCCGCAATTGTCGGTAACTGTGGGTAAAGTGGGTGGTACGGCATCGGAACCGCAGTCAACGGTTAAACTTCCGTTAGTCGGTACGCTGAAATCTAAACGCTCTATGGTATAGGTATGCGTCCAATCGGCCGTTGTCGTGCCGTCGCAGGCGGTGTAGCGGTATGTCCAGACTATCGTTCCTTCGCAGGAAACGGGGTCCGGCGTTTGGATAGCACCTATCAGCGCCGCACTTACCGTCCGTCCGCAGGCATCCGTAATATTGGCCGGTGCGCCCGGATTGGTTGCATTAGCCGGGCAACTTACCGTGGAGGTTGTGCTTGTTGGTGGGGTTAACCCGCCACTGTAGTCTATCGTATAGGTATGTGTCCAATCGGCCGTTGTCGTGCCGTCGCAGGCAGTGTAGCGGTATGTCCAGACTATTGTTCCCTCGCAGGTAACGGGGTCCGGCGTTTGGATAGCATCTATCAGCGTCGCACTTACCGTCCGTCCGCAGGCATCCGTAATATTGGCCGGTGCGCCCGGATTGGTTGCATTAGCAGGGCAACTCACCGTTGAGGTGGTATTTACCGGAGGCGTTAACCCGCCACTGTAATCTATCGTATAAGTATGTGTCCAATCGGCCGTTGTCGTGCCGTCGCAGGCGGTGTAGCGGTATGTCCAGACTATCGTTCCCTCGCAGGTAACGGGGTCCGGCGTTTGGGTAGCACCTATCAGCGTCGCACTTACCGTCCGTCCGCAGGCATCCGTAATATTGGCCGGTGCTCCCGGATTGGTTGCATTAGCCGGGCAACTTACCGTTGAGGTGGTATTTGCCGGAGGCGTTAACCCGCCACTATAGTCTATCGTATAGGTATGTGTCCAATCGGCGGTTGTTGTGCCGTCGCAGGCGGTGTAGCGGTATGTCCAGACTATCGTTCCTTCGCAGGTAACGGGATCCGGCGTTTGGGTAGCACCTATCAGCGTCGCACTTACCGTCCGTCCGCAGGCATCCGTAATATTGGCCGGTGCGCCCGGATTGACCGCATTTGCCGGACAACTCACCGTAGAGGTGGTATTTGCCGGAGGCGTTAACCCGCCACTGTAATCTATCGTATAGGTATGCGTCCAATCGGCGGTTGTTGTTCCGTCGCAGGCGGTGTAGCGATAAGTCCAGACTATTGTTCCCTCGCAGGTAACGGGGTCCGGCGTTTGGGTAGCGCCTATCAGAGTCGCACTTACCATCCGTCCGCAGGCATCCGTAATATTGGCCGGTGCGCCCGGATTGGTTGCATTTGCCGGGCAACTTACCGTTGAGGTGGTATTTGCCGGAGGCGTTAACCCGCCACTGTAGTCTATCGTATAGGTATGTGTCCAATCGGCGGTAGTTGTGCCATCGCAGGCGGTGTAGCGATAAGTCCAGACTATTGTTCCCTCGCAGGTAACGGGGTTGGGCGTATGGGTAGCGCCTATCAGCGTCGCACTTACCGTCCGCCCGCAGGCATCCGTAATATTGGCCGGTGCTCCAGGATTGACCGCATTAGCAGGGCAGCTCACCGTTGAGGTGGTATTTGCCGGAGGCGTTAACCCGCCACTGTAGTCTATCGTATAGGTATGTGTCCAATCGGCAGTTGTCGTGCCGTCGCAGGCAGTGTAGCGGTATGTCCAGACTATTGTTCCCTCGCAGGTAACGGGGTTGGGCGTATGGGTAGCACCTATCAGCGTCGCACTTACCGTCCGTCCGCAGGCATCCGTAATATTGGCCGGTGCTCCAGGATTGACCGCATTGGCAGGGCAACTCACCGTTGAGGTGGTATTTGCCGGAGGCGTTAGCCCGCCACTGTAGTCTATCGTATAGGTATGTGTCCAATCGGCGGTAGTTGTGCCGTCGCAGGCGGTGTAGCGGTATGTCCAGACTATTGTTCCCTCGCAGGTTACGGGGTCCGGCGTATGGATAGCACCTATCAGCGTCGCACTTACCGTCCGTCCGCAGGCATCCGTAATATTAGCCGGTGCGCCAGGGTTGACCGCATTGGCAGGACAACTCACCGTTGAGGTGGTATTTGCCGGAGGCGTTAACCCGCCACTGTAGTCTATCGTATAGGTATGTGTCCAATCGGCGGTAGTTGTGCCGTCGCAGGCGGTGTAGCGGTATGTCCAGACTATCGTTCCTTCGCAGGTAACGGGGTTGGGCACCTGAACTGAACCAATTAATACCGGACTCACCGTGCGTCCGCAGGCATCCGTAATATTGGCCGGTGCTCCCGGATTGACCGCAGCCCCGGGGCAACTTACCGTAGAGATGGTATTTGCCGGAGGTGTTAACCCGCCGGTGTAGTCAATCGTATAGGTATAAACCCAGTTGTGTGAAAAGCCCGCACAATCGGTCAGGGTATAGGTATAAGTACGGGTTCCTTCGCAAGCGGGTTTTACACTGACCACCGGTGCAGAAGGGGTAAGGGTTTCCCCGCAGTTGTCTGTAAATGTAGGAAGTGTTGGAGGGGTGTCGGTCTGATTGGGGCAAGATACGGTTGAACCTCCGGGAGCAGGAGGGGTAAAATCTTCATACACCACATAATAAGTAAAGTTCCATTCGGCTTCGTTGCCGACACAATCGGAATATAGATAGGTGAGGGTTCGTTCTCCTTCACAGACAGGTTTCGCGGTTGCGTTCTGTAAGACGGGTGTAAGCGGATTTCCACAGTTGTCGAAAACATCCGGGAATGGCGGATTATTGTCTGTATCGTCCGGACAGGCGACCGTCATACTATCGTCTGAGGGGCCAAAAAACGAGTCGTAAATAACCGTATAAGTAAAGACCCAGTTTTGTGAGTTTCCTTCACAATCGGTATAAGTATAGGTATAAGTGCGATCTCCTTCGCAAACCGGAATCGGGCTGATCACCGGTGCTGAGGGGGTCAGCACATTTCCGCAATGATCGGTAACAGTGGGCAGTGTGGGTGGGGTGTCGGTTTCGTAAGGACAGGCAACATCTGCCGTTCCATTGGGAGTTGAAATGGTAAAGGGTAGCCTTTCTATGGTGTAGGTATAGGTCCAATAAGACACATTGCTTGCCCCGTCCGTATAGGAAAAGGTATAAACGCGGATGCCTTCGCAGGTAAACGAGGAAGGCGAATTCACCGTACTAAATAAAACCCCTGAAATGGTGCCGTTACAATTATCCAATGCTATCGGTGCAGAAGGCAAAGTTGCATTGGCAGGACAAGGCACGGTGCTTGAACCGTTGGAACCCTGTACAACAGGTGCCTGATTATCGGTAACCGTTACCGTAAAGCTACAGGTAGCCGTGTTGCCGCTTCCGTCTGTAACCCTGAACTGATTGAGCGTAACGCCCAAGGGGAAAGTACCGGCACTGCCGATGCCCTGAAGTTGGTCAACACTTGCCACCGAACAGTTGTCGGATGTGGTTACGGAGTAAACAACCACTGCCGAACATACCCCCGGCGTGGTATTGACCGAAATCGGCGCAGGACAGGTGATGGTTGGCAATGTGGTATCTGATACCACTACCGTTACCGAAGCGCAGGTAGTAGGCGCACAAACTGAACCTGAATAATTGACAAAATAGGTGGTGGTTACGGCTGGAGGTGGAATTGACACTGTTGCGCCCGTTGCAATGACCGGCCCTGATGCACATCCGCCTGAATACCATCTGACCAAAGCACCGGCACCCACAAAACCACCAAAGGCAGCGAGGTTGATATTGGCCACCGCATTGGGGCATATTGTGATGGTCGGTTGTCCGTTGACCGTAGCGCTTGTCGGTGGGGTCGAATTTCCGTGTACGGTAATGGTTACCGTATTGGTTAACTGTGCCGAACAACTGTATGGTGCTGCCGTAGTGGCCCATATATTAAAGGTATGCGGAGAACCCAAAACCGTTAATGCCGATGCCGGCACATTGATGACTTTTGGCCCTGTTCCCGGTCCGCTCACCACCGCACCAACAACCGGACTGTTGTCGGAACGCCTCAACTGATAGGTAACATCTGTCTGAGAGGGGTTAATGGTAACGGTGGTGCCGCTGCCTTCGCAAACGGTGGACGCTCCGGCACTGACCGGCAATGTAATGTTTGGCAACGCACCTACATTGACAATGGTGTTTTGATCACTGCCAAAACATCCGTTTGCCACCGGAGTGATGGTAAACACGCTCGCATGATTGATACCGGTGGCATTAGTCAGCGGGATGGCGATGGTGCCGGTGTTGCCGTTCTGAAAGGTCAGACCCGAAACGTTTCCGTTGGTTCTTGTCCAGTTGAAGGTAGTTCCCGACACGCTGGAGGTCAGGGTGATATTGGTACTCTCTCCCGTACAGATATGGGTATCGTTGTTAGTAACGGTCATATCGGGAGTTGGGTTGACCACCACCGATACCTGCACCGGTGTGCCCGGACATCCATCGGCTTTGGGGGTAATGGTAAACACCACCGTTTGAGGAACAAAGGTCGTATTGGTCAGGGTCTCAATAATAGGACCCGATACGTTGTTTTCCGAAAAATCGCCCGTTACGTTGATGGTATTGTTCCTGCTCCAGTCGAATAATGTGCCGCCCACATTTGCCGGCAAAGGGCTGAGCGTTATGTTGGCATTTTGGCCGGAACAGATGGTGGGATTGTTGTTGACCGTCGTTACGGTCGGAACGGGTTTGATGGTTACCGTACCTGTAACGATAGGACCCGGGCAGGAATTGGCAGTAGTGGCATTGATGGGCGTAACCGTTACCGTATAAACGCCCGACACCGTACCGGTTAAGGAGATGTTATTATTGGTCGAACTGCCCGAAAGCTGAGTCGGCAACGACCATGAATAGGTCGTGACATTGGTGACATCATTAACGGTGGACAAAACCGACCCGCCCGGACAAAAACTCTGCGGGTCAATCGAGCCGCCCGATGGCAGAGGATAGACCGTTACAGATTGCGTAGCACTTGCCGAACAGGTATTGGCAGCCGTTACTGTTACCGTGTAACTGCCATGATTTGCGTTTGTGGCATTGGTGATGACTATCGGGTTGGAACCGTTTGGCCCGCCCGGAGTAGTCCAGTTATAAGTATATCCGCCTCCCGCACCGGTAGCAGATGCGGTCAGGGTGATGGGGGTGTTGGCACAGAGCAGCCCGTCGTTGGCGATGCCCGAATTTTCGTTGCTGATGGCAATAGACGGAACCGGCAGGGGATTGACGGTTACGGTAAGGGTAAAGGGAGTACCCGGACAACCAAGATTGGAGGTGGGTGTTACTGTATAGGTAGCCGTACCTCCTGAGGTGGTAGTTAATGTTCCGGTAATGCTTGCAGCACCCGAACCCGGGGCACCACCCGAAAAGCCGCTGCCCGATGGAGCTGACCAACTATAAGTCGCTGATAATGATGGTGTGTTACTAAATTGTACTCCGCTACACACATTAAGGGCTTGGTTGGAAATACTTGGCAAAGCATTGACTATAACAGTTGCAGTAGAACTAGTAGCTGTATTACAGCCCGCTCCACTACGGGTTACCACACAATAATAATAATAAGTACCCGCCGCTAAACTGGTGAGAGGAGTAACGGTATTGGAATTTCCGCCTACAGCAGTACCACCTGAAGTTAAGCCTGTCTGATTGTAAAACCATTGGTAGGTAAGTGCACCCGTACCGCCACTTGTCGTTACCGTCAAATTGGTGCTTGGCGCATTTTGACATACCGTTTGAGTGGCCGGTGTGGGATTGGTAACTGTGGGGTCTGCAACTACATTGACTGTTATAATATTTGTATAAAGCGGACCGCAACCGGCTCCTGTCTGAGATACCACACAAAAGTAATAAGTCGTACCTGTTGACGAAGTAGGCGGGGTAAAGCTGGTAGTATTTGCGCCATTAAAATTCCCCAAATTGAGACTTCCGCTATAATCACCATTTGCATCTGAATACCATTGATAACTTATCGTTCCTGTCCCTCCGGTTGCTGCAACGGTAAGCGGCGTTATAATCGCTCCTACACAAACGTCCCCTGAAAGTGGCGTTGGTTGGGTAGAGATGGTGGGGTCGTTAACAACTGTTACCGCCGCAGTTGAAGCTGCAGCCTTACAATTGTAAGTATCTGTTATTGTTACTGTGAAAGTCTGAGACGGAATAGCTGAGTTTAAAATGGGATTTTGTATTGTAGTATTATTTAAACCATAACCTGTCGGCCATGAATAAGTATAACTTCCTGAACCACCAGAAGGATTCGAGGTAAGGTTACCTCCTGTACACATAGTTGTTGGCGAAGTTGGAGTTACGGTTACAGATGGTAATGAATATCTCGAATACCATGGACCCGGAACAATTGAAGTGTTTAATGTAAATCCATCTTGAGTCTTTATTACATCGTACAAATCAAGAATTGGCACGTTAGATCTCGCACCGGTACCACCAGATAAATAGTAATCACCAGCTATCGAACTGGCTGTTATTTGCATATAGACATCTGAGTTTTGATCTAAAGGAATCGCAATGATATCGTTGCTTAAAGTAACAGGTAATGGAGTATCGTCTCTGTTAGCACTTCCGTCAACACAAAAGTCAATCCTCAATGTAATACTTGACAATGTAAAGTTATTAATTAAAGATCCTCCGTTATAAGCATTAATATTAATAGGGTTATGTGTGAAAACTACTAAACCTTGAGAAAGAATTGATGATCCGGCTTGATAAATCCAACCATTGGTAGGCGTAGCTGTAGAAATTGTACCAAAAGCCATTCCGCCAAAGTTAATCGTTGGAAATCCCCATCCATAACAAGCTGACGAGGCGCCTTTATTAATATCGAATTTCAACATGGCAGCTTTCCCTATGTTATTAAAAGTTGTATTTGTAGCACCGGGGGTACCGATTAAACCCAATGAACTTACTGGAAAAGTTGCATGAGTTACAGTTTGCGCCTGAGCCAAAAAGGAAGATAGGGTAGCAATAATAAGAGTAGCAAGGAGTAATATATTTTTCATAAAATCGGAGTTTTTAAAGGAAGTTGAAGGGTATTGACACAAAGCAGACATCCCCTGAAAACAAGAGGTGTCCTTAGGTTGAGGTCGGGATTTAATGTTCAGTGATGAGACAAAAGAGGAAAATTGGATTAAGGAAATGAGCAAAATTAAAAAGCGCAGATGCGCTGATTAAATGGTAAAATTAAATTCAGAATAGAAATTTCCAAAAAATTTCAAAAGGAAAGAGAAAATTTCGGTAAAATTAAACATGTTTCTGCACACAGAAGCACTTATATAGGTATTTTTTGAAAACGAGTGGACATTTTTTACTTTTGGCTGACCGGAACCGGTCTAACGGGACATTTGCAGGGAAAGATGTCATAAAAAACCCACCTGCGGGTGAGGCAGGTGGGTGGAAAGGGTTGCGCAAATAGCTTCCGTTCACCGATTTGCTAACGGACGAATTCGAAGAAAGCGGGGTCGCTCCAGTTGCTGACTCCCCGGTTGTTGATGCAGCGCACCTGCACCCAGACCGTTACGCCGGGAGTTAGTCCGGAAATCGTCATTTTAGTTGGTGAGAGAAATACGGGAAGGTTGGTCCAGCGGGCTTCGGGTCCGAAACTGTCGGTGGTAAACCGGAGTTCATACACATCGGCCGTATTGACCACGTCCACTTTTGCTTTGATAGTTCCTGAAACGATTCCGTCAGAAAGGCGGAGGTTGGTCGGTGCATCGGGCACGGGCCGTGGAGGATAAGGTCCGTTGTAGATGTCGAAACCGGAACTGAGAATCACTGCTTCGTCGTTGTTGCTGATGTTTTCCACATAAGAGGCGAGCAACCGGAGTTGGGCGGTGAGCAGGGCGCGCTGTTGCCGTTTGATGGCGGTCAGGGTTTTACCCCCGTCGGCAGCATTGACACAAGCGGTGATAAAGTTGTCGAGCAAGGTAGTTACACTTGCTAAGGTAGGGCTGGGCGTTGCGAAATTCGGGTTGCCCGTCATCATTCCGATAATGCGCTGAACCAACAAAATCAGCAAGGCATCGGCGAGCCTGTAAAACGCCAGATAAATTTTAAATTTGATCATAGCAAATTAAAATTTGGGGGTGAAAAAAAATTGTTTATGTCTATTTGCAAATAGATTTATGTTTTAGATGACTATTGGTTGATATTGACAACATTTTTAGCCATTTGCCACTATAAACGACAACTCCGACTAAATAGTTCGCCGGAGTTGCTATTTTTTTCAAAATTTTTGCTAATTTTTTTGGCGTATCTTATTTTGTTGGGCTTGGCGATGTTTGGGGGGGAATTTTTTTTTTTGGAGGGGGAGGAATTTGTGTTTTGTTGTTGATACCACTTCGCTATCTAAAAGAACCCACCCTTAGCCCCTCCTCGGAGTTAATCTTGCAGGGGTTTGGTTGGTGTGCCGACTTTTGCCGGAATTGAGGATGCTTCGGAGTACCGGTGCTTTATTGCTTTATTCCCGGCAATTATTAATCGCAGAGGTTCGCAGAGGCAGCACAGAGAACCACAGAGTATATTATTTTTCTCTATGCAAAAATCTTCGGGAGAAAAACCTCTACAAGATTAGCACTTGAGGGGGGCAGGGGGTGTCGGGTTAGGGGCGGGTTCTTTTAGATAGTGAAGTGGTATAACCTTATTACCTTAGTAAAATATATAACAAGTAAACTCACAAAACTTATTACTTTATAAAAATGAAAGCATAAAAAGGGGATGTATGCACTTCTGACAATAAGGTAATAAGGTTTTTTTTGAGTGTGTAATTAGTTGGTTACTAAGGTAATAAAGTGGTGGTGAAAACAAACTACTCGGTTTGTCACCTAAAGGAGGGCAGACTTTTTCAATTATTCTTAACAACCTAAGTCAACTCTTTAAGTCATCCACAGACATTTAATACCAGCTCTAATTTAATTTTGATCCATCAATTACTGACGTAGGTCTTTAAATTCCCCTCCTATCCCACTTGAGTTAATCTTGCAGGGGTTTGGTTGGTGTTCCGACTTTTGCCTGAATTGAGGGTGTTTCGGAGTACCGGTGCTTTATTGCTTTATTCCCGGCAATTATTAATCGCAGAGGTTCGCAGAGGCAGCACAGAGAACCACAGAGTATATTATTTTTCTCTGTGTAAAAATTCCTGGGAGAAAAACCTCTACAAGATTAGCCTCGGAGGGGAATTTGCGCTGTTGTTTTTGTTGTCGGCAATTTGTTTTTGGGGGTATTGGTAATTGTAGGAAAAACCCACCCCTTGCCTCCTGAGAGGGGAATTTGCGCTGTTGTTGTTATTTGTGTCGGCAATATGCTTTTGGGGGCATTGGTAATATCAGGAAGAACCCACCTCTAACTCCTCCGAGGTTAATCTTGCAGGGGTTTGGTTGGTGTTCCGACTTTTGCCTGAATTGAGGGTGTTTCGGAGTACCGGTGCTTTATTGCTTTATTCCCGGCGATTATTTTATCACAGAGGTTCGCGGAGGCAGCACAGAGAACCACAGAGTATATTATTTTTCTCTGTGCAAAAATCTTCGGGAGAAAAACCTCTACAAGATTAGCACTTGAGGGGGGCAGGGGGTGTCGGGTTAGGGGCGGGTTCTTTTAGATAGTGAAGTGGTATAACCTTATTACCTTAGTAAAATATATAACAAGTAAACTCACAAACCTTATTACCTAATAAAAATGAAAGCATAAAAAAGGGATGTATGCACTTCGGACAATAAGGTAATAAGGTGGTGGTGAAAACAAACTACTCGGTTTGTCACCTAAAGGAGGGCAGACTTTTTCAATTATTCTTAACAACCTAAGTCAACTCTTTAAGTCATCCACAGACATTTAATACCAGCTCTAATTTAATTTTGATCCATCAATTACTGACGTAGGTCTTTAAATTCCCCTCCTATCCCACTTGAGTTAATCTTGCAGGGGTTTGGTTGGTGTGCCGGCTTTTGCCGGAATTGAGGATGCTTCGGAGTACCGGTGCTTTATTGCTTTATTCCCGGCAATTATTAATCGCAGAGGTTCGCAGAGGCAGCACAGAGAACCACAGAGTATATTATTTTTCTCTGTGTAAAAATCTTCGGGAGAAAAACCTCTACAAGATTAGCCTCGGAGGGGAATTTGCGCTGTTGTTTTTGTTGTCGGCAATTTGTTTTTGGGGGTATTGGTAATTGTAGGAAAAACCCACCCCTTGCCTCCTGAGAGGGGAATTTGCGCTGTTGTTGTTATTTGTGTCGGCAATATGCTTTTGGGGGCATTGGTAATGGTAGGAAAAGCCCACCCTTAGCCCCTC
This is a stretch of genomic DNA from Sphingobacteriales bacterium. It encodes these proteins:
- a CDS encoding fibronectin type III domain-containing protein encodes the protein MIKFKIYLAFYRLADALLILLVQRIIGMMTGNPNFATPSPTLASVTTLLDNFITACVNAADGGKTLTAIKRQQRALLTAQLRLLASYVENISNNDEAVILSSGFDIYNGPYPPRPVPDAPTNLRLSDGIVSGTIKAKVDVVNTADVYELRFTTDSFGPEARWTNLPVFLSPTKMTISGLTPGVTVWVQVRCINNRGVSNWSDPAFFEFVR
- a CDS encoding HYR domain-containing protein — encoded protein: MKNILLLATLIIATLSSFLAQAQTVTHATFPVSSLGLIGTPGATNTTFNNIGKAAMLKFDINKGASSACYGWGFPTINFGGMAFGTISTATPTNGWIYQAGSSILSQGLVVFTHNPININAYNGGSLINNFTLSSITLRIDFCVDGSANRDDTPLPVTLSNDIIAIPLDQNSDVYMQITASSIAGDYYLSGGTGARSNVPILDLYDVIKTQDGFTLNTSIVPGPWYSRYSLPSVTVTPTSPTTMCTGGNLTSNPSGGSGSYTYSWPTGYGLNNTTIQNPILNSAIPSQTFTVTITDTYNCKAAASTAAVTVVNDPTISTQPTPLSGDVCVGAIITPLTVAATGGTGTISYQWYSDANGDYSGSLNLGNFNGANTTSFTPPTSSTGTTYYFCVVSQTGAGCGPLYTNIITVNVVADPTVTNPTPATQTVCQNAPSTNLTVTTSGGTGALTYQWFYNQTGLTSGGTAVGGNSNTVTPLTSLAAGTYYYYCVVTRSGAGCNTATSSTATVIVNALPSISNQALNVCSGVQFSNTPSLSATYSWSAPSGSGFSGGAPGSGAASITGTLTTTSGGTATYTVTPTSNLGCPGTPFTLTVTVNPLPVPSIAISNENSGIANDGLLCANTPITLTASATGAGGGYTYNWTTPGGPNGSNPIVITNATNANHGSYTVTVTAANTCSASATQSVTVYPLPSGGSIDPQSFCPGGSVLSTVNDVTNVTTYSWSLPTQLSGSSTNNNISLTGTVSGVYTVTVTPINATTANSCPGPIVTGTVTIKPVPTVTTVNNNPTICSGQNANITLSPLPANVGGTLFDWSRNNTINVTGDFSENNVSGPIIETLTNTTFVPQTVVFTITPKADGCPGTPVQVSVVVNPTPDMTVTNNDTHICTGESTNITLTSSVSGTTFNWTRTNGNVSGLTFQNGNTGTIAIPLTNATGINHASVFTITPVANGCFGSDQNTIVNVGALPNITLPVSAGASTVCEGSGTTVTINPSQTDVTYQLRRSDNSPVVGAVVSGPGTGPKVINVPASALTVLGSPHTFNIWATTAAPYSCSAQLTNTVTITVHGNSTPPTSATVNGQPTITICPNAVANINLAAFGGFVGAGALVRWYSGGCASGPVIATGATVSIPPPAVTTTYFVNYSGSVCAPTTCASVTVVVSDTTLPTITCPAPISVNTTPGVCSAVVVYSVTTSDNCSVASVDQLQGIGSAGTFPLGVTLNQFRVTDGSGNTATCSFTVTVTDNQAPVVQGSNGSSTVPCPANATLPSAPIALDNCNGTISGVLFSTVNSPSSFTCEGIRVYTFSYTDGASNVSYWTYTYTIERLPFTISTPNGTADVACPYETDTPPTLPTVTDHCGNVLTPSAPVISPIPVCEGDRTYTYTYTDCEGNSQNWVFTYTVIYDSFFGPSDDSMTVACPDDTDNNPPFPDVFDNCGNPLTPVLQNATAKPVCEGERTLTYLYSDCVGNEAEWNFTYYVVYEDFTPPAPGGSTVSCPNQTDTPPTLPTFTDNCGETLTPSAPVVSVKPACEGTRTYTYTLTDCAGFSHNWVYTYTIDYTGGLTPPANTISTVSCPGAAVNPGAPANITDACGRTVSPVLIGSVQVPNPVTCEGTIVWTYRYTACDGTTTADWTHTYTIDYSGGLTPPANTTSTVSCPANAVNPGAPANITDACGRTVSATLIGAIHTPDPVTCEGTIVWTYRYTACDGTTTADWTHTYTIDYSGGLTPPANTTSTVSCPANAVNPGAPANITDACGRTVSATLIGATHTPNPVTCEGTIVWTYRYTACDGTTTADWTHTYTIDYSGGLTPPANTTSTVSCPANAVNPGAPANITDACGRTVSATLIGATHTPNPVTCEGTIVWTYRYTACDGTTTADWTHTYTIDYSGGLTPPANTTSTVSCPANATNPGAPANITDACGRMVSATLIGATQTPDPVTCEGTIVWTYRYTACDGTTTADWTHTYTIDYSGGLTPPANTTSTVSCPANAVNPGAPANITDACGRTVSATLIGATQTPDPVTCEGTIVWTYRYTACDGTTTADWTHTYTIDYSGGLTPPANTTSTVSCPANATNPGAPANITDACGRTVSATLIGATQTPDPVTCEGTIVWTYRYTACDGTTTADWTHTYTIDYSGGLTPPVNTTSTVSCPANATNPGAPANITDACGRTVSATLIDAIQTPDPVTCEGTIVWTYRYTACDGTTTADWTHTYTIDYSGGLTPPTSTTSTVSCPANATNPGAPANITDACGRTVSAALIGAIQTPDPVSCEGTIVWTYRYTACDGTTTADWTHTYTIERLDFSVPTNGSLTVDCGSDAVPPTLPTVTDNCGTALTPTGPAMSGTYAGCGGTIIYTYTYTDCELNTHDWLFTYTVVPQDFTVPPNGSKTVACEADAVTPPLPDVDSDCGIALTPAGPVMSGDYDGCEGTIIYTYTYTDCAGYNHDWSYIYTVVAQDFTMPANSMTTVSCPDATDTAPALPVVTDFCGNLLTPTGPPVISAKPACEGTRTYTYTYVDCDNNSHNWVFTYNVEREDFTMPANDGTTVACITMAIAPAAPAVTDNCGTPLNPTGPAMGGTYDGCEGTRTYTFTYTDCELNTHDWVYTYTIEREDFTVPGGGSSTVACIALATAPALRLR